The Proteus vulgaris genome has a segment encoding these proteins:
- the dppB_2 gene encoding dipeptide transporter permease DppB: protein MLQFILQRLGLVIPTFIGITLLTFIFVHLIPGDPVMIMAGERGLSPERHAYLMAELGLDKPLWQQYLNYLNGIFHGDLGISLKSRIPVWDEFLPRFKATLELGVCAMIFAIAVGIPVGVLAAVKRGSIFDHTAISVSLAGYSMPIFWWGIMLIMLVSVKLDLTPRIRATC, encoded by the coding sequence ATGCTGCAATTTATCCTTCAACGTTTGGGACTTGTGATCCCTACGTTTATCGGAATTACATTACTTACGTTTATTTTCGTGCATCTTATTCCGGGTGATCCGGTCATGATTATGGCGGGTGAGCGTGGATTATCTCCAGAGCGCCATGCTTATTTAATGGCAGAATTAGGGTTAGATAAACCTTTATGGCAACAATATCTCAATTACCTTAATGGAATTTTCCATGGTGATTTGGGCATTTCATTAAAAAGCCGTATCCCTGTTTGGGATGAATTTTTACCTCGTTTTAAAGCGACACTAGAACTTGGCGTTTGTGCCATGATTTTTGCAATTGCTGTCGGCATCCCTGTGGGGGTTCTAGCGGCGGTTAAACGCGGTTCTATTTTTGATCATACCGCTATTAGTGTGTCACTAGCAGGCTATTCCATGCCAATTTTCTGGTGGGGAATTATGCTTATTATGCTGGTGTCTGTGAAATTAGATTTAACGCCCCGTATCAGGGCGACTTGCTGA
- a CDS encoding lipoprotein, with amino-acid sequence MTFRTTSKNLTLLVLLVTLLTGCSSVMTHAGPNKELYSGTKNNMTMLKDNETGWAMKPLVILDLPFSAVLDTLLLPYDYYTQDDDKSDNSPKERIKRLESTTANNNHENKN; translated from the coding sequence ATGACATTCAGAACGACAAGTAAAAATTTAACATTACTCGTATTATTGGTGACATTACTGACAGGGTGTTCAAGTGTAATGACTCATGCAGGCCCGAATAAAGAACTTTATTCGGGAACAAAAAATAATATGACAATGTTAAAAGACAACGAAACAGGATGGGCAATGAAACCATTGGTTATTCTTGATCTCCCTTTTAGTGCAGTATTAGATACTTTATTATTACCTTATGATTATTATACTCAAGATGATGATAAAAGTGATAATTCGCCTAAAGAACGAATAAAAAGATTGGAAAGCACCACTGCAAATAATAATCATGAAAACAAGAATTAA
- the dppA_1 gene encoding dipeptide ABC transporter, substrate-binding protein, which translates to MLRKKPLDNQKVRQALSMAVNKDAIIEAVYQGAGQKAKNLIPPTMWGYNDEIVDYEYNPEKAKALLKEAGLADGFTIDLWAMPVQRPYNPNARRMAEMVQADWEKIGVKTKIVSYEWGEYLKRAKSGEHQAVMMGWTGDNGDPDNFFATLFSCAAKEQGVELFKMVLQTF; encoded by the coding sequence ATGTTGAGAAAAAAGCCACTGGATAACCAAAAAGTTCGTCAAGCGTTAAGCATGGCAGTGAATAAAGACGCCATTATTGAGGCTGTTTATCAAGGAGCTGGTCAAAAAGCCAAAAACCTTATACCACCAACTATGTGGGGTTATAACGATGAGATCGTTGATTATGAATATAACCCTGAAAAAGCGAAAGCACTGTTAAAAGAAGCTGGTTTGGCAGATGGCTTTACCATCGATTTATGGGCAATGCCAGTACAACGCCCTTATAATCCAAATGCACGTCGTATGGCTGAAATGGTACAGGCGGATTGGGAAAAAATTGGTGTTAAAACCAAGATTGTGAGTTATGAGTGGGGTGAGTATCTCAAACGTGCTAAATCCGGTGAACATCAAGCTGTTATGATGGGATGGACAGGTGATAATGGGGATCCAGATAACTTTTTTGCTACACTCTTTAGCTGTGCGGCAAAAGAACAAGGGGTCGAACTATTCAAAATGGTGTTACAAACCTTTTGA
- a CDS encoding putative transporter produces MSDIALTMVMLSLAGALGLWIGNIKIYRVSLGIGGVLFGGIIIGHFAQHYNFSLNAQTLHFIQEFGLILFVYTIGIQVGPGFFSSLRVSGLKLNAFAILIILLGSIITASIYRLFDVPLPIILGIFSGAVTNTPSLGAGQQILTDLQVDPTSVGQMGMGYAMAYPMGICGILLVMWLLRVFFKINIDEEAKAFSNQQNSTKDTLHTINIAIKNPNLDGLLMQDIPLLNEDALVCSRLKRGDNIMVPMPSTIIQLGDLLHIVGSKEDLNKVRLILGEEVDASLSTSTNLLQSVRIVVTNDSVLSKRLKDLDLKRKYDVVVTRLNRAGIELIPSHNSMLQFGDILNVVGRPESIEAITVLLGNARQKLEQVQMLPVFIGIGLGVLLGSIPIFIPGIPVALKLGLAGGPLVVALILGRIGTFGKLYWFMPPSANLALRELGIVMFLAVVGLNSGGEFVETLIYGQGLSWIGYGILITLLPLLIVGVIARVFFKLNYLSLCGMLAGSMTDPPALAFANSIHSSSGAAALSYATVYPLAMFLRIITPQLMALIIWTL; encoded by the coding sequence ATGAGTGATATTGCACTAACAATGGTGATGTTGTCATTAGCAGGCGCTCTAGGTCTTTGGATTGGCAATATCAAAATCTATCGAGTCAGTTTAGGGATAGGCGGTGTTCTTTTTGGTGGGATTATTATTGGTCATTTTGCTCAGCACTATAATTTTTCGCTTAACGCACAAACACTTCATTTTATTCAAGAATTTGGGCTTATTCTTTTTGTTTACACGATTGGTATCCAAGTCGGTCCTGGCTTTTTCTCTTCACTACGCGTTTCAGGCTTAAAACTAAACGCATTTGCGATTTTAATTATTCTTCTCGGCTCAATAATAACAGCCTCTATTTATCGTTTGTTTGATGTTCCTTTGCCTATTATTTTGGGTATTTTTTCTGGTGCGGTCACTAATACCCCCTCTTTGGGCGCAGGGCAACAAATACTGACAGATTTGCAAGTTGACCCGACCTCTGTAGGACAAATGGGAATGGGTTATGCAATGGCTTACCCTATGGGGATTTGTGGCATTTTACTCGTTATGTGGCTTCTTCGTGTCTTCTTTAAAATCAATATTGATGAAGAAGCAAAAGCCTTTAGTAATCAACAAAATAGTACTAAAGATACACTACATACCATTAATATTGCTATTAAAAATCCCAATTTAGATGGCCTATTAATGCAAGACATTCCTTTACTCAATGAAGATGCCCTCGTCTGCTCACGTTTAAAACGAGGAGACAACATTATGGTACCTATGCCATCAACAATTATTCAATTAGGGGACTTACTGCATATTGTTGGTTCAAAAGAAGATCTCAATAAAGTACGTCTTATATTAGGGGAAGAGGTCGATGCGTCACTTTCAACGTCAACAAATTTACTGCAATCTGTGCGGATCGTTGTCACTAACGATTCAGTATTAAGCAAGCGTTTAAAAGATCTTGATCTTAAAAGAAAATACGATGTCGTAGTCACTCGATTAAATCGTGCAGGTATCGAACTTATACCAAGTCATAACAGTATGTTGCAGTTCGGGGATATTCTTAATGTTGTTGGTCGCCCCGAATCTATTGAAGCGATTACTGTCTTGTTAGGTAATGCTCGCCAAAAATTAGAACAAGTTCAAATGCTACCCGTTTTTATTGGTATTGGATTAGGGGTTTTACTTGGCTCTATTCCTATTTTTATTCCCGGTATTCCTGTGGCACTTAAATTGGGATTAGCTGGTGGTCCGCTTGTTGTTGCCTTAATTTTAGGGCGTATTGGGACATTTGGTAAGCTCTATTGGTTTATGCCCCCAAGCGCAAACTTAGCATTGAGAGAATTGGGCATTGTCATGTTTCTTGCTGTGGTAGGACTAAACTCTGGCGGTGAATTTGTCGAAACCTTAATTTATGGTCAAGGACTGAGTTGGATTGGCTATGGTATTCTTATTACGCTATTACCGTTATTGATTGTAGGTGTCATCGCCAGAGTCTTCTTTAAACTTAATTATTTAAGTCTTTGTGGTATGTTAGCAGGCTCAATGACTGATCCTCCTGCATTGGCCTTTGCAAACTCAATTCACAGCTCAAGTGGGGCTGCGGCTCTTTCTTATGCCACCGTTTATCCTTTAGCGATGTTTTTACGCATAATAACACCACAATTAATGGCACTTATAATCTGGACTTTGTAG
- the dppA_2 gene encoding dipeptide ABC transporter, substrate-binding protein has protein sequence MKSSKKQTGILTATIGLLALAVSAGVQAKTLVYCSEGSPEGFNPQLFTSGTTYDASSVPIYDRLVEFKLGTTEIIPGLAESWDVSDDGKVYTFHLRKGVNWHSSKTFKPTREFNADDVMYTFMRQMDPKHPYHKVSGGSYEYFTGMDMNNMIEKIEKVDDHTVRFVLTRSEAPFIADMAMDFASILSAEYADNMMKAGTPEKVDLDPIGTGAFQLLQYQKDSRILYKANDQYWGKKPDIDRLVFSITPDASVRYAKLQKGECQAMPYPNPADIAKMKQNSDINLLEQPGLNVGYISFNVEKKATG, from the coding sequence ATGAAAAGCTCCAAAAAACAGACAGGAATTTTAACCGCCACAATCGGGCTACTTGCATTAGCTGTTTCTGCGGGAGTGCAGGCAAAAACATTAGTATATTGCTCCGAAGGTTCGCCTGAAGGATTTAACCCTCAGTTATTTACCTCGGGAACGACTTATGACGCAAGTTCAGTGCCTATTTATGACCGCTTAGTCGAATTTAAACTGGGTACAACGGAAATCATTCCAGGGCTCGCTGAAAGTTGGGATGTGAGTGATGATGGTAAGGTATATACCTTCCATTTACGTAAAGGTGTAAATTGGCACAGTAGTAAAACCTTTAAGCCAACTCGTGAATTTAATGCCGATGACGTAATGTATACTTTTATGCGTCAAATGGATCCAAAACATCCTTACCATAAAGTGTCAGGTGGCAGTTATGAATACTTTACTGGCATGGATATGAACAATATGATCGAGAAAATCGAGAAAGTTGATGATCATACCGTTCGTTTCGTTTTAACACGTTCAGAAGCGCCTTTTATTGCTGATATGGCGATGGACTTTGCATCTATATTATCTGCGGAATATGCCGATAATATGATGAAAGCAGGAACACCTGAAAAAGTCGACTTAGATCCTATCGGAACAGGTGCTTTCCAATTACTGCAATACCAAAAAGATTCTCGTATTCTTTATAAAGCCAATGACCAATATTGGGGTAAAAAACCAGATATTGATCGTTTAGTCTTCTCTATTACACCTGATGCTTCTGTGCGTTACGCTAAATTGCAAAAAGGTGAATGTCAGGCAATGCCTTATCCTAATCCTGCCGATATCGCGAAGATGAAACAAAATAGCGATATCAATCTGTTAGAACAGCCAGGCTTAAACGTAGGTTATATCTCATTTAATGTTGAGAAAAAAGCCACTGGATAA